One Gemmatimonadota bacterium DNA window includes the following coding sequences:
- a CDS encoding OmpA family protein, with protein sequence MRAGFLVSLCLCISSFLTAPFPASAQGSGSSSSSAAGRIAVATASLNQLSDQDAGFLIPDTFNKVREAYDRYTRDIREGKSSRDIERSYAEFEAALAQARERLERVNEMLMVPLEKRAAAQRANAPAMVPEAFEEAERRLERAISRLEDDRVSDAFAEGQEAAMRYDEARSSVIEMSLIGSAQIGLAEAENQDWDRLAPASFAQARRLVDEVTGALDRGEPLSAALRNKAQTADYAVRRAIEIAAQVDGLRSDPGNWERMLLSQEDLARQAADMAGVGADFLANDPQTIMTESLRTLAARQDSLGRLLQLAEVDVAALRAEVDSLHQAIEEQQIRLSSMVESYQQDLQRRKEELDRERRELRDYLYEKTQLDAAAQAQERFSDDEAIVVRDAERLTLRLIGLSFQAGRTEIPGSARGLLERLGEFLLLYPQTRVAVEGHTDATGAEDKNVTLSKSRADAVMQFLADRSGVETERMTSSGLGSAQPIDSNNTRRGRERNRRIDVVLTFTRDL encoded by the coding sequence ATGCGTGCCGGTTTCCTGGTTTCCCTTTGCCTGTGTATTTCCTCCTTCCTGACGGCTCCCTTTCCGGCATCGGCGCAGGGTTCCGGCAGCAGTAGCAGTAGTGCGGCCGGCCGGATCGCCGTGGCCACCGCCTCCCTGAATCAGCTTTCCGATCAAGACGCCGGTTTCCTGATTCCTGATACTTTCAACAAAGTCCGGGAGGCCTACGACCGATATACCCGCGATATCCGGGAAGGCAAATCGTCCCGGGATATCGAGCGGTCCTATGCCGAATTCGAGGCTGCACTTGCCCAGGCGCGGGAACGGCTGGAACGCGTGAACGAAATGCTGATGGTGCCGCTGGAGAAACGGGCGGCGGCCCAGCGGGCGAACGCCCCCGCGATGGTTCCGGAGGCCTTTGAGGAGGCCGAGAGACGCCTCGAACGGGCCATTTCCAGGCTGGAAGACGACCGGGTCTCCGATGCCTTCGCCGAGGGACAGGAAGCGGCCATGCGCTACGATGAAGCGAGATCGTCGGTAATCGAGATGTCGCTTATCGGATCGGCGCAGATCGGACTGGCCGAAGCCGAGAATCAGGATTGGGACCGGTTGGCCCCGGCGTCCTTCGCGCAGGCCCGCCGGTTGGTGGACGAAGTAACCGGTGCGCTGGACCGCGGGGAACCCCTGTCCGCCGCGCTCAGAAACAAGGCCCAGACCGCCGATTACGCGGTACGGCGCGCGATCGAGATTGCGGCACAAGTCGATGGTCTTCGCAGCGATCCAGGTAACTGGGAGCGCATGTTGCTGTCACAGGAGGATCTCGCCCGGCAGGCCGCCGACATGGCGGGGGTCGGCGCCGACTTCCTGGCCAATGATCCGCAGACGATCATGACGGAAAGTCTGCGCACCCTCGCCGCCCGACAGGATTCACTTGGCCGCCTTCTCCAGCTGGCAGAGGTCGACGTCGCGGCGCTCAGGGCCGAGGTCGATTCCCTGCACCAGGCGATCGAGGAACAGCAGATTCGCCTTTCGTCCATGGTGGAGAGCTACCAGCAGGACCTTCAGCGCAGGAAGGAGGAGTTGGATCGGGAACGCCGGGAACTCAGGGACTATCTGTACGAGAAGACCCAGCTGGATGCCGCAGCACAGGCCCAGGAGCGTTTTTCGGATGACGAAGCGATCGTGGTGCGAGACGCCGAACGTCTTACCCTAAGGCTCATCGGGCTGTCCTTCCAGGCGGGAAGAACGGAAATTCCCGGGAGTGCGCGCGGGTTGCTCGAGAGACTCGGGGAGTTTCTCCTGTTGTATCCTCAGACACGCGTTGCCGTGGAGGGCCACACGGACGCCACCGGCGCGGAGGACAAGAACGTCACTCTCTCGAAGTCCCGCGCCGACGCGGTCATGCAGTTTCTGGCGGACCGATCCGGTGTTGAGACCGAGCGTATGACGTCCTCCGGCCTGGGCAGCGCCCAGCCCATCGACAGCAACAATACGCGCAGGGGCCGGGAACGGAACCGGAGAATCGACGTGGTCCTGACCTTCACCAGAGATCTTTAA
- a CDS encoding MoaD/ThiS family protein, producing MTVSVKLFATLRKYLPEDAVNKTATIELGDQAKASDIISQLAIPDGHIHLILIDGKHSAEDTPLTDGAVVSFFPPIAGGT from the coding sequence ATGACCGTTTCCGTCAAGCTCTTTGCCACGCTGAGAAAATACCTGCCCGAGGACGCGGTCAACAAGACGGCGACGATTGAGCTCGGTGACCAGGCCAAGGCGAGCGACATCATCTCGCAACTGGCCATCCCCGATGGACACATACATCTGATCCTGATCGACGGAAAACACTCGGCTGAAGATACCCCGCTGACGGATGGCGCGGTGGTCAGCTTCTTCCCGCCGATAGCCGGCGGGACCTAG
- a CDS encoding zinc-binding alcohol dehydrogenase: MSGLIYKVPANVSSRAAAFMVMGATSLHGHRVARPELGEAVVVIGMGIVGQLAATFATLSGAVPVIGVDLDDFRLQKARERGVDVCINPEKEPDVAEAVRRHCMADGADLVIEATGIPAVYPMALTLPRLGGRLLALGSPRGSVEVSFFHEVHLREVTILGAHQPKTPDESDLYYPWSQRRDRDLVLRLMSEGKLPIEDLITHEASPSDCKAVYDMLADDPREVLGVVFRWH, from the coding sequence ATGTCTGGCTTAATCTACAAGGTGCCGGCGAACGTATCATCCAGGGCCGCGGCTTTCATGGTAATGGGGGCGACTTCGCTGCATGGCCACCGCGTTGCCCGTCCGGAACTTGGCGAGGCCGTAGTGGTGATCGGCATGGGCATCGTGGGCCAGTTGGCCGCCACCTTTGCGACATTGAGCGGCGCCGTACCCGTAATCGGCGTGGATCTGGATGACTTTCGCCTTCAGAAGGCCCGTGAACGCGGGGTCGACGTATGTATCAACCCGGAGAAAGAACCCGATGTGGCCGAAGCAGTGCGCCGGCATTGCATGGCAGACGGTGCGGACCTGGTCATCGAAGCAACCGGCATTCCCGCTGTATATCCGATGGCGCTGACCCTGCCGCGCCTCGGCGGACGTCTGCTCGCCCTCGGTTCCCCGCGCGGATCGGTGGAGGTGAGCTTCTTCCACGAGGTCCATCTGCGCGAAGTCACGATTTTGGGCGCTCACCAGCCCAAAACGCCCGACGAGTCCGACCTTTACTACCCCTGGAGCCAGCGAAGGGACCGCGACCTCGTACTTCGGCTCATGAGTGAAGGAAAACTGCCAATCGAGGACCTAATCACCCACGAAGCCAGCCCCTCCGACTGCAAGGCGGTCTACGACATGCTTGCGGATGATCCCAGGGAGGTGCTGGGGGTGGTGTTCAGGTGGCACTGA
- a CDS encoding alpha/beta hydrolase has translation MKSREAVLTVPPAIWEIPEPLSTDSVKVNDDAVIVLRRHGNPAGPRLVLSHGNGLAIDLYYPFWSLLAAGFDLVVHDLRNHGWNEVGALENHRFDAFSRDHDSIFLAIERLYGVKPTVGVFHSISALAAMHLPSRGSHYSAMVLFTPPLCNKGPIYREFELRAVRTGNMLRVREPWFRAREELAELHANLHYFQHAVPGVYDLVARTTLRESGTGQGYELRCPREYEAQIWYEASQPAVSVDFASLHCPTRIVGSDPALDPNRPKFDYSAAAGVDYKFVPGTTHFLQLEKPEECAAVMLDFLSRQGFVESP, from the coding sequence ATCAAGAGCAGGGAAGCTGTTTTGACAGTACCTCCAGCAATCTGGGAGATCCCCGAGCCGCTGTCCACTGACAGCGTCAAGGTGAACGACGACGCCGTCATCGTCCTGAGACGCCACGGGAATCCGGCGGGACCCCGGCTTGTCCTGAGTCACGGAAATGGCCTCGCCATCGACCTCTACTACCCGTTCTGGTCGCTGCTGGCCGCCGGTTTCGACCTGGTGGTCCATGATCTCAGGAACCATGGATGGAACGAAGTCGGAGCCCTGGAGAACCATCGTTTCGATGCTTTTTCACGCGACCACGACAGCATCTTCTTAGCGATCGAAAGGCTCTACGGCGTGAAACCCACGGTGGGCGTCTTCCACTCCATTTCTGCCCTGGCCGCCATGCACCTGCCATCGAGGGGCAGCCACTACTCCGCGATGGTGCTGTTCACGCCGCCTCTGTGTAACAAGGGCCCGATATACAGGGAGTTCGAGCTGCGGGCGGTGCGAACGGGCAACATGCTCAGAGTGAGGGAGCCGTGGTTTCGAGCCCGGGAAGAGCTCGCCGAACTACATGCCAATCTGCATTACTTCCAGCACGCTGTGCCGGGTGTTTACGATCTCGTTGCCAGGACGACCCTCAGGGAGTCCGGGACGGGACAGGGTTACGAGCTCCGATGCCCGCGCGAGTACGAAGCGCAGATCTGGTATGAAGCCTCGCAACCTGCGGTGTCTGTGGACTTCGCCTCCCTGCATTGTCCCACCCGGATCGTCGGATCAGATCCCGCCCTGGATCCTAACCGTCCGAAGTTTGACTACAGCGCCGCCGCAGGCGTCGACTATAAGTTCGTGCCCGGAACGACACACTTTCTGCAACTCGAGAAACCGGAGGAGTGCGCAGCGGTGATGCTGGACTTCCTGAGCCGGCAGGGCTTTGTCGAGAGCCCGTGA
- a CDS encoding phage holin family protein has translation MTMILKMILTTLAILLVTNVYSGIQVDSVTTAIIAAVVLALINTIVRPVIVLLTLPISMLTLGLFLLVINAAMLYVAAWLVNGFDVGGYWDALIASFIISVVVALLNGLIKSKS, from the coding sequence ATAACCATGATCCTGAAAATGATCCTGACGACCCTGGCCATACTGCTGGTGACCAACGTGTACAGCGGCATCCAGGTCGATTCGGTAACCACCGCAATCATCGCAGCCGTCGTCCTGGCGCTCATAAATACGATCGTGCGGCCCGTCATCGTCCTCCTGACCCTGCCCATCAGCATGCTCACGCTGGGTCTCTTTCTCCTCGTCATCAACGCGGCCATGCTGTACGTGGCCGCCTGGCTCGTCAACGGGTTCGACGTGGGCGGATACTGGGACGCCCTGATCGCGTCCTTCATCATCTCGGTCGTCGTGGCTCTGCTGAACGGGCTGATCAAGAGCAAGAGCTGA
- a CDS encoding dUTP diphosphatase, producing MSTPVVIPIASTRPERVHPAPRRMTPGSAGLDLYACVDEPVEIAPKQLELIGTGYAIALPPGYEGQVRPRSGLALNHKIGVLNSPGTIDSDYRGEIKVILFNFGDQPYSVSDRERIAQLVIATVPFVVFEEVDRLDETGRGAGGYGHTGR from the coding sequence ATGAGCACGCCCGTCGTCATACCCATCGCCTCGACCCGGCCCGAAAGAGTGCATCCGGCGCCGCGAAGGATGACGCCCGGATCCGCGGGGCTCGACCTGTACGCCTGTGTCGACGAGCCGGTGGAAATCGCGCCGAAACAGCTCGAACTGATCGGGACGGGATATGCCATCGCACTGCCCCCGGGATACGAAGGGCAGGTACGCCCCCGGAGCGGCCTGGCGCTCAATCACAAGATCGGGGTGCTGAACAGCCCCGGCACGATCGACTCGGACTACCGCGGAGAGATCAAGGTAATTCTCTTCAATTTCGGTGATCAGCCCTACAGCGTAAGCGACCGGGAAAGAATCGCCCAGCTCGTCATCGCCACCGTACCATTCGTCGTCTTCGAAGAGGTCGACCGCCTCGATGAAACCGGTCGCGGCGCCGGTGGATACGGCCACACGGGAAGATAA
- a CDS encoding insulinase family protein: MPESTDRTRKTVLPNGIRVVTEHMPHVRSVTMGVWVWSGTRFEPAEKPGIAHFLEHAVFKGTEKRNAFQIAQSIESLGGYLNAFTGRELNCYFARVMDSHLPVAVDVIGDLLQSSKFDPHEIEKEKMVVIEEIHGLEDNPEDLVSELYANLIWQPHPLSRPILGNVPSVSSFTRNHLVAYLAARYRNDCIYVIAAGSVDHEALVDLVREQYDFAGESQPADTDVDADVAGDSDADVDTHVDADVRLGSTQRGKRHRKRVLSKDIAQLHLCLGGVALPYGHPSKYALFLLNAILGGGMTSRLFQKIREEAGLAYSIYSDLDFYQDTGQICISAGVDPKDAQRAIDLIRQECRVLCEQSVPEEELRDTRSQLTGSLYLSLEESGSVMNRLARAEIYENTHTSVDETVRKLDEVTTSDIAELAESIFSPENTYLTAVGPLSESDIDL; this comes from the coding sequence TTGCCAGAATCCACCGACCGTACCAGAAAAACCGTGCTTCCCAACGGCATCCGGGTGGTTACGGAGCACATGCCGCACGTCCGATCCGTGACGATGGGCGTCTGGGTGTGGTCCGGCACGCGGTTCGAACCCGCCGAGAAGCCCGGAATCGCCCACTTTCTAGAACACGCCGTGTTCAAGGGCACCGAGAAGCGCAACGCGTTCCAGATCGCCCAGAGCATCGAGAGCCTCGGCGGGTACCTCAACGCCTTTACCGGCCGGGAACTCAACTGCTACTTCGCCCGGGTGATGGACAGCCACCTGCCCGTCGCCGTGGACGTGATCGGCGACCTGCTGCAGTCCTCGAAGTTCGACCCCCATGAGATCGAGAAGGAAAAGATGGTGGTCATCGAGGAGATACACGGCCTCGAAGACAACCCGGAAGACCTGGTCAGCGAGCTTTACGCCAACCTGATCTGGCAGCCCCATCCTCTGAGCCGGCCGATCCTGGGTAATGTGCCTTCCGTATCGTCCTTCACGCGGAACCACCTCGTCGCGTACCTTGCGGCACGTTATCGGAACGACTGTATATACGTCATCGCGGCGGGGAGCGTGGACCACGAGGCCCTGGTCGATCTGGTGCGAGAACAGTACGATTTCGCTGGAGAAAGTCAGCCAGCGGATACGGATGTCGACGCGGATGTCGCCGGGGATTCTGACGCGGATGTCGACACGCATGTCGACGCGGACGTACGGCTCGGTTCGACGCAGCGAGGGAAGCGGCACAGGAAGCGTGTGCTGAGCAAGGACATCGCCCAGTTACACCTCTGCCTGGGGGGCGTCGCCCTGCCGTACGGCCACCCGTCGAAATACGCCCTGTTCCTGCTGAACGCTATATTGGGCGGCGGGATGACCTCGCGGCTGTTTCAGAAGATCCGCGAAGAGGCCGGGCTGGCCTACTCGATCTATTCGGACCTGGATTTCTACCAGGATACGGGCCAGATCTGCATCAGCGCCGGTGTGGACCCGAAGGACGCGCAGCGTGCGATCGACCTGATCCGTCAGGAATGCCGGGTGTTGTGCGAGCAATCCGTGCCGGAGGAAGAGCTCCGGGATACGCGGTCCCAGCTGACTGGAAGCCTGTACCTGTCGCTGGAGGAGTCCGGCAGCGTGATGAACCGGCTTGCGAGGGCGGAGATCTACGAAAATACCCACACCAGCGTGGACGAGACCGTCCGGAAGCTGGATGAAGTGACCACGTCCGATATCGCCGAACTGGCCGAGTCCATTTTCTCGCCAGAGAACACGTACCTGACGGCCGTCGGCCCCCTGTCGGAAAGCGATATCGACCTGTGA
- the pnp gene encoding polyribonucleotide nucleotidyltransferase, which translates to MAHRVELELAGRTLSLETGKVAKQADSSVWVQYGESVILANVVSENKYVEGRDYLPLMVDYRERMYAAGRIPGARLRREGPPSEKEILSGRQVDHAIRPLFPKDYFYETQVSIVVLSTDMENDHDILGVIGAAAALQISDIPFKAPLAAIRMGRVDGEFVVNPTYSDLEDSDLDFVVTGTPDHIMSLEGSAHEISEEDLTDAILLCHENIKAVIEKIEELRQMVGAPERRAYDSPKTDAELADKVREVALPLVQEGNRTREKQARGDCFSRAADLAVEQLAEAYPDSENIIRDLVRDVQSADMHDMIKNEGVRVDGRGMDDIRPIWSEVGVLPRTHGSALFTRGETQSLTVTTLGSKQDEMKQDDLEGDSLKSFMLHYNFPPYSVGEVRMARGPRPRDIGHGSLAEHAIAPVIPSEDVFPYTIRIVSEILESNSSSSMATVCGATLSLMDAGVPIKSPVAGVNIGLIPDDPKPQYLVDIQGVEDHLGGMDFKVAGTREGITSVQLDVKVMEVNEEILRESFARAKKARLFILDKMAETIAETRPQLSEHAPRILTVQVKQDQIGSVIGPGGKVVRGIQEETGAQINIENDGTITIAAVDAAAGEKAKQIIESMTEEPEIGKVYQGTVKRIVDFGAFVEILPGKDGLVHISEWENHRTNSMQDVTNEGDEVTVKIINIDNQGKVKLSRKQVLAAN; encoded by the coding sequence ATGGCTCATCGTGTAGAACTTGAACTGGCTGGCAGGACGCTGTCCCTCGAAACCGGTAAGGTCGCCAAGCAGGCGGATTCATCCGTATGGGTGCAGTATGGCGAGAGTGTGATTCTGGCCAACGTCGTTTCAGAAAACAAGTACGTGGAAGGCCGCGATTACCTTCCGTTGATGGTGGATTACCGCGAGCGGATGTACGCGGCGGGACGTATTCCCGGCGCCAGGCTTCGCAGAGAAGGACCTCCTTCAGAGAAAGAGATCCTGAGCGGTCGGCAAGTCGATCACGCCATCCGTCCCCTTTTCCCCAAGGACTATTTCTACGAGACGCAGGTTTCCATCGTCGTGCTGTCGACGGACATGGAAAACGACCACGACATCCTGGGCGTTATCGGCGCCGCCGCGGCCCTGCAGATCTCGGATATTCCATTCAAGGCCCCCCTGGCCGCGATCCGAATGGGTCGGGTGGACGGCGAATTCGTCGTCAATCCGACGTACAGCGACCTGGAGGACAGCGACCTGGATTTCGTGGTGACCGGCACGCCGGATCACATCATGTCGCTGGAAGGCAGCGCCCACGAGATCTCGGAAGAAGACCTGACCGACGCGATCCTGCTCTGTCATGAGAACATCAAGGCCGTCATCGAGAAGATCGAGGAGCTTCGCCAGATGGTCGGCGCGCCGGAGCGGCGTGCATACGATTCGCCCAAGACGGATGCCGAACTCGCCGACAAGGTGCGCGAGGTCGCCCTTCCCCTCGTCCAGGAAGGCAACCGGACCCGGGAGAAGCAGGCGCGTGGAGACTGTTTCAGCCGCGCGGCCGACCTGGCCGTCGAGCAATTGGCGGAAGCGTACCCGGACAGCGAGAACATCATTCGCGACCTGGTGCGGGACGTGCAGAGCGCCGATATGCATGACATGATCAAGAACGAAGGCGTGCGCGTCGACGGACGGGGCATGGACGATATCCGCCCCATCTGGTCGGAAGTCGGGGTGCTGCCGAGGACCCACGGATCGGCGCTCTTCACGCGGGGCGAAACGCAGAGCCTGACCGTGACGACCCTGGGTTCCAAGCAGGACGAGATGAAGCAGGACGATCTCGAAGGCGATTCGCTGAAGTCCTTCATGCTGCACTACAATTTCCCGCCGTACAGCGTAGGAGAAGTGCGCATGGCCCGGGGACCCAGGCCGCGCGATATCGGCCACGGCTCGCTGGCGGAACACGCCATCGCGCCCGTGATCCCGTCGGAGGACGTGTTCCCCTATACCATCCGTATCGTCTCCGAAATCCTGGAGTCCAACAGTTCGTCGTCCATGGCCACCGTCTGCGGTGCGACCCTTTCCCTAATGGACGCGGGCGTGCCCATCAAGAGCCCCGTCGCCGGCGTGAACATCGGTCTGATACCGGACGATCCCAAGCCCCAGTACCTGGTCGACATCCAGGGCGTGGAGGATCACCTGGGCGGCATGGATTTCAAGGTGGCCGGCACGCGCGAGGGCATCACTTCTGTGCAACTCGACGTCAAAGTCATGGAAGTGAACGAGGAGATTCTCCGCGAGTCCTTCGCCAGGGCGAAGAAGGCACGGCTGTTCATCCTGGACAAGATGGCCGAGACCATCGCCGAGACGCGGCCGCAGCTTTCCGAGCACGCTCCCCGCATCCTGACCGTCCAGGTCAAGCAGGACCAGATCGGTTCCGTGATCGGTCCGGGCGGCAAGGTGGTGCGCGGCATCCAGGAGGAGACGGGCGCCCAGATCAATATCGAGAACGACGGGACGATCACGATCGCCGCCGTCGACGCGGCCGCCGGAGAGAAGGCCAAGCAGATCATCGAAAGCATGACGGAGGAGCCCGAGATCGGCAAGGTCTACCAGGGCACCGTGAAGCGGATCGTCGATTTCGGCGCCTTTGTCGAAATCCTTCCGGGCAAGGACGGCCTGGTGCACATTTCCGAATGGGAAAACCACCGGACGAACTCCATGCAGGATGTGACCAACGAAGGCGACGAGGTGACCGTGAAGATCATCAATATCGACAATCAGGGCAAAGTCAAGCTGAGCCGGAAGCAGGTGCTCGCCGCGAACTGA
- the rpsO gene encoding 30S ribosomal protein S15, whose translation MSIEKEQKEQILTDHGRHEKDTGSPEAQIALMTARITELTEHFKVHKKDHHSLRGLLKIVGRRRRLLSYLRKNDLERYRKLIKDLGIRG comes from the coding sequence GTGAGCATTGAGAAAGAACAGAAAGAGCAGATCCTTACCGATCACGGACGTCACGAGAAGGATACGGGATCGCCCGAGGCGCAGATCGCCCTCATGACCGCCCGGATCACCGAGCTGACGGAGCATTTCAAAGTCCACAAGAAAGACCACCATTCGCTGCGTGGCCTGCTCAAGATCGTTGGCCGCCGGCGCCGGTTGCTTTCCTACCTGCGCAAGAATGACCTGGAACGGTATCGGAAACTGATCAAGGATCTGGGTATCCGCGGATAG
- a CDS encoding bifunctional riboflavin kinase/FAD synthetase produces MKVLRSVEEAATRYPRAVIAVGNFDGVHLGHGAIIEQAIDRSKALGAPCVVVTFDPHPQLVVGRKPSLPILTPTDRKLELLSPFEIDAVLVIPFTDAFARIEAESFVKATYVDTLDIQEIVVGYSHNFGRHGRGDRLLLDRLSARYDFAVHVVQPIQVEGSPVNSSQIRAVLSEGEIHEAERLLGHPYAITGTVVRGDGRGSALRFPTANLEPHDPDALIPRRGVYAVRVGLGERVLNGVMNIGVRPTFGQEVEHCEVHILDFEGDLYNQSIRVEFVERIRDEKRFETVEALKDQISKDVYTTYNMLKA; encoded by the coding sequence ATGAAGGTCCTTCGCTCCGTTGAGGAAGCCGCAACCCGTTATCCCCGGGCCGTGATCGCCGTTGGCAACTTCGACGGGGTCCACCTGGGGCACGGCGCGATCATCGAGCAGGCGATCGACCGGTCGAAAGCCCTGGGCGCCCCCTGCGTGGTCGTGACCTTCGATCCGCATCCGCAACTGGTCGTCGGCAGAAAACCGTCCTTGCCGATCCTGACGCCGACGGACCGGAAACTGGAGCTGCTGTCGCCATTCGAAATCGATGCCGTGCTCGTCATCCCCTTCACGGACGCGTTTGCCCGGATCGAGGCGGAATCCTTCGTTAAAGCGACGTATGTAGACACACTGGATATACAGGAGATTGTCGTAGGCTACAGCCACAATTTCGGAAGACACGGACGGGGAGACCGGTTGCTGCTGGACCGGCTGAGTGCGCGATACGATTTTGCGGTCCACGTGGTGCAACCGATTCAGGTGGAGGGGAGCCCGGTAAACAGCAGCCAGATCCGAGCTGTCCTGTCAGAAGGAGAAATCCACGAAGCCGAGCGTCTGCTCGGCCATCCCTACGCGATCACCGGCACGGTGGTCCGCGGGGACGGAAGAGGGAGCGCGTTGCGGTTTCCCACTGCAAACCTGGAACCGCACGATCCCGACGCCCTGATCCCCAGGCGGGGGGTATACGCGGTTCGCGTCGGCCTGGGCGAGAGGGTGCTCAACGGCGTGATGAACATCGGCGTCCGGCCCACGTTCGGCCAGGAGGTCGAACACTGCGAGGTGCACATCCTGGATTTCGAAGGGGACCTTTACAACCAGTCCATCCGGGTGGAATTCGTCGAGCGTATCCGGGACGAGAAGAGGTTCGAGACCGTCGAAGCGCTCAAAGACCAGATTTCAAAGGACGTATATACGACGTACAACATGTTGAAAGCGTGA
- the rbfA gene encoding 30S ribosome-binding factor RbfA, producing the protein MAHRRTARVADLVKQEVSQIIQHEMKDPRIGFVTVTSVDVSVDLRHARVYFSVLGTQEDQKASLEGLERAKGYIRTQLGRRIKLRHIPELLFRYDESFDYAQRISNVMRSIETTDNESGSQTDQVKADQVPADQVPADQVQADQGDDEGR; encoded by the coding sequence ATGGCACACCGTCGAACGGCACGGGTGGCTGACCTGGTCAAACAGGAAGTCAGCCAGATCATTCAGCACGAGATGAAGGACCCCCGTATCGGATTCGTGACGGTGACTTCCGTGGACGTATCGGTCGACCTGAGGCACGCGCGGGTCTATTTCAGCGTGCTCGGTACGCAGGAGGATCAGAAAGCGAGTCTGGAGGGACTCGAACGGGCGAAGGGATATATCCGGACGCAGCTCGGGCGGAGAATCAAGCTGAGGCACATTCCGGAACTGCTCTTTCGGTACGATGAGTCGTTCGACTACGCACAGCGTATTTCGAATGTCATGAGGAGCATAGAAACCACGGACAACGAATCCGGTAGTCAGACGGACCAAGTAAAGGCGGACCAGGTGCCGGCGGACCAGGTGCCGGCGGACCAGGTACAGGCGGACCAGGGAGACGACGAAGGCCGATGA
- a CDS encoding DUF503 domain-containing protein, with protein sequence MIVGLCRIDLFLPESRSLKAKRQVIKGLKDRIRNRFNVSVAEVEHQSLWQRATLGLAMVSEEKGYVDRTLRQVLNLVQAEPRLLVLDHAFEWY encoded by the coding sequence ATGATCGTAGGGCTGTGCCGAATCGACCTGTTTCTGCCCGAAAGCCGCTCGCTGAAGGCCAAGAGGCAGGTGATCAAGGGGCTGAAGGACCGGATCCGAAATCGATTCAACGTGTCGGTCGCGGAGGTGGAGCACCAGTCGCTCTGGCAGCGGGCCACCCTCGGACTCGCGATGGTTTCCGAAGAGAAAGGTTACGTCGACCGGACGCTGCGGCAGGTGCTGAATCTGGTTCAGGCGGAACCCAGGCTGCTGGTACTGGATCACGCGTTCGAGTGGTACTAG